The following coding sequences lie in one Candidatus Limnocylindria bacterium genomic window:
- a CDS encoding cyclic nucleotide-binding domain-containing protein, with the protein MSKPQDAFSFGPLALLEKSSRERLKKLASKRQLEVGEMLIDERHPLDEAYVVVDGTMRVVGTVELRTLAIVSAPSLVGELVFFDEQDMAATVVADTPCTAYVLPGKELRRLMDEQRVFAVAMRERTDMWLADVFLKRQSPLRDLPSDIVASLASQLRPRMLAKDQLVEGSDDDWYLVRRGALEPVEGGERTEPGDFIQRQRGIGYAAVGETWLYELRLSDVAREIVRYQSRLREIKETISDPTRVKLSPNLTIVHDSRLGGALVRDRHNRAVVSERVAALIPAIDGHTDVTRLTELTGIARGPVIEALAVLIASGLANDESRWPDFRPD; encoded by the coding sequence GTGAGCAAGCCGCAGGACGCATTCTCCTTCGGACCCCTCGCGCTGCTCGAGAAGAGCTCGCGCGAGCGACTGAAGAAGCTCGCTTCGAAGCGCCAGCTCGAGGTGGGCGAGATGCTCATCGACGAGCGGCATCCGCTCGACGAGGCGTACGTGGTCGTCGACGGAACGATGCGCGTCGTCGGGACCGTCGAGCTCCGGACCCTCGCGATCGTCAGCGCACCTTCGCTCGTGGGCGAGCTGGTGTTCTTCGATGAGCAGGACATGGCCGCGACCGTGGTCGCCGACACGCCGTGCACAGCGTATGTGCTGCCGGGCAAAGAGCTGCGGCGGCTCATGGACGAGCAGCGTGTCTTTGCCGTGGCGATGCGCGAACGGACCGACATGTGGCTCGCTGACGTCTTCCTGAAGCGGCAGAGCCCGCTCCGCGATCTTCCCTCCGACATCGTCGCCTCGCTCGCGTCGCAGCTACGCCCGCGGATGCTCGCGAAGGATCAGCTGGTCGAGGGCAGCGACGACGACTGGTATCTCGTTCGCCGCGGAGCGCTCGAGCCGGTCGAAGGCGGAGAGCGGACCGAGCCGGGCGACTTCATCCAACGACAGCGTGGGATCGGCTACGCGGCCGTGGGCGAGACGTGGCTCTACGAGCTGCGTCTCAGTGACGTCGCCCGCGAGATCGTGCGCTATCAGTCGCGGCTGCGCGAGATCAAAGAGACGATCAGCGATCCCACGCGCGTGAAGCTCAGCCCGAATCTCACGATCGTTCATGACTCTCGTCTTGGCGGCGCGCTCGTGCGCGACCGGCACAACCGTGCCGTCGTGTCGGAGCGCGTCGCCGCGCTCATACCGGCGATCGATGGTCACACCGACGTGACGCGACTCACCGAGCTCACCGGCATCGCGCGTGGACCGGTGATAGAGGCGCTCGCGGTGCTCATCGCATCGGGCCTCGCGAACGACGAATCGCGGTGGCCTGACTTTCGTCCCGACTAG
- a CDS encoding dihydroorotate dehydrogenase, with protein sequence MPWRRTKKHVERPIDVRRSLEESLETAAEGEEEEDLVELVDLDGASIAEAAIGEPDAERLPTEIADKLRASLAGAVITEVRAVQQTPPDTLPEHGIDLSVEAARGLWLKNPVLTASGTFGQGVEYAELIDITRLGAIVNKGTTPHARPGNPQYRIAETPAGILNSIGLENPGAEEVARKYGKVWAKLGVPVIVNVAGYSVEDYVFVVEALDGTTGVVAFELNVSCPNVEGGMLFGCDPGLAADVTRAVKDATDKPVIVKLTPNAPDVVSVAVACEEAGADGLTAINTVLGMRIDVAKRRPVLGTRSGGLSGPALRPIAVHLTYQVAQAVSIPIIGAGGVTSANDALEFLMAGASAVQVGTATFADPTAPLTVIEGLAAYVRAQGLASIRDIIGAALPRAL encoded by the coding sequence ATGCCGTGGCGCCGAACGAAGAAGCACGTCGAGCGGCCGATCGACGTGCGCCGTTCGCTGGAAGAGTCTCTCGAGACCGCCGCGGAGGGCGAGGAGGAAGAAGATCTCGTCGAGCTCGTCGATCTCGATGGCGCGTCGATCGCGGAGGCCGCGATCGGCGAACCCGACGCGGAGCGGCTGCCCACGGAGATCGCCGACAAGCTGCGGGCGAGCCTCGCGGGCGCGGTCATCACCGAGGTCCGTGCCGTCCAGCAAACGCCTCCGGACACGCTGCCGGAGCACGGCATCGACCTGTCGGTGGAGGCGGCGCGCGGTCTGTGGCTCAAGAACCCGGTGCTCACCGCGTCCGGAACGTTCGGTCAGGGCGTCGAGTACGCGGAGCTGATCGACATCACGCGACTCGGCGCGATCGTGAATAAGGGCACGACTCCTCACGCGCGTCCTGGCAATCCGCAATACCGCATCGCCGAGACGCCCGCAGGCATCCTGAATTCGATCGGCCTCGAGAACCCGGGCGCCGAAGAGGTCGCGCGCAAGTACGGCAAGGTCTGGGCGAAGCTCGGTGTGCCCGTGATCGTGAACGTCGCGGGCTATAGCGTCGAGGACTACGTGTTCGTCGTGGAGGCTCTCGATGGCACCACGGGTGTCGTCGCCTTCGAGCTCAATGTGTCGTGCCCGAACGTCGAGGGCGGAATGCTGTTCGGCTGCGATCCAGGTCTGGCCGCCGACGTCACGCGCGCCGTGAAGGACGCGACGGACAAACCGGTCATCGTGAAGCTCACTCCGAACGCGCCCGATGTCGTCTCGGTGGCGGTCGCGTGCGAGGAGGCGGGCGCTGACGGTCTCACGGCCATCAACACCGTGCTGGGCATGAGGATCGACGTCGCCAAGCGGCGTCCGGTCCTCGGGACGCGCAGCGGCGGTCTCTCGGGACCGGCCCTCCGTCCGATCGCGGTGCATCTCACCTATCAGGTCGCGCAGGCCGTCTCGATCCCGATCATCGGCGCGGGCGGCGTCACGAGCGCGAACGACGCGCTCGAGTTCCTGATGGCCGGCGCGTCGGCGGTGCAGGTCGGGACCGCCACCTTCGCCGATCCGACCGCGCCGCTCACTGTCATCGAGGGGCTCGCCGCCTACGTCCGTGCCCAGGGCCTCGCGTCGATCCGCGACATCATCGGTGCGGCGCTGCCGCGTGCCCTGTGA
- a CDS encoding dihydroorotate dehydrogenase electron transfer subunit has product MLLEAGRVVANAQIGELGTLLLVRAPDIAAQAHAGQFVHVRPGVGWDPLLRRPYSFCGIDRRAGEIELIVKPLGTGGEWIAERRAGDALDLLGPLGTSFVVRRDTRNLLLVAGGTGIAPMRVIAEQEAPRRNVTLVMGGRSVAYLWPSDRLPASVEYVTTTDDGSFGTRGRVTDVLPALLPWADQLLACGPWPMLAALGRLRESAQNAAATFPGRRTLLEAQIAVEQHMGCAMGVCRACIVVTAEGNARVCREGPVFALGDIAFEAGEPATVGVH; this is encoded by the coding sequence GTGTTACTCGAGGCCGGCCGCGTCGTTGCCAACGCGCAGATCGGCGAGCTCGGAACGCTCCTGCTGGTCCGCGCGCCCGACATCGCGGCGCAGGCGCACGCCGGGCAGTTCGTGCACGTGCGCCCGGGCGTTGGCTGGGACCCGTTGCTGCGGCGGCCGTATTCGTTCTGCGGTATCGACCGTCGCGCAGGGGAGATCGAACTGATCGTGAAGCCGCTGGGCACCGGCGGTGAGTGGATCGCCGAACGCCGCGCCGGTGACGCGCTCGATCTGCTGGGGCCACTCGGCACCTCGTTCGTCGTACGCCGCGACACACGGAACCTGCTCCTCGTCGCAGGCGGAACGGGCATCGCCCCCATGCGGGTGATAGCCGAGCAGGAGGCACCACGGCGTAACGTGACGCTCGTGATGGGCGGACGCTCGGTCGCGTACCTGTGGCCGTCCGACCGGCTGCCCGCGAGCGTCGAGTACGTGACGACGACCGACGACGGCAGCTTCGGCACGCGCGGCCGCGTGACCGACGTCCTTCCGGCGCTGCTCCCGTGGGCCGATCAGCTGCTCGCGTGCGGCCCGTGGCCGATGCTCGCCGCGCTCGGCCGTCTTCGTGAAAGCGCGCAGAACGCCGCCGCGACCTTTCCCGGCCGGCGCACCCTGCTCGAGGCGCAGATCGCGGTCGAACAGCACATGGGCTGCGCCATGGGCGTGTGCCGCGCCTGCATCGTCGTCACAGCTGAAGGCAACGCGCGCGTCTGCCGGGAGGGTCCCGTCTTCGCGCTCGGCGATATCGCCTTCGAGGCTGGTGAACCGGCGACCGTGGGAGTCCACTGA
- a CDS encoding VOC family protein — MSADEYGRTLRGLSLNLIVRDVARSTPFYADVLGFRVLHQTVDYAALERDGATIQLHADRTYSRQPWGSRLGEEGRRGFGVEIRLMGIDPDEAERRARAGGHTVLAPAKDWPPHGWRDCLIEDPDGYTFSVGVPLRS, encoded by the coding sequence ATGAGCGCGGACGAGTACGGCCGCACGCTCCGCGGCCTTTCGCTGAACCTCATCGTGCGCGACGTCGCGCGGAGCACTCCTTTCTATGCGGATGTGCTCGGTTTCCGCGTCCTTCATCAGACCGTGGATTACGCGGCGCTCGAGCGCGACGGCGCGACGATCCAGCTGCACGCCGACCGCACGTACTCGCGCCAGCCGTGGGGCTCGCGCCTCGGTGAAGAGGGGAGGCGCGGCTTCGGTGTCGAGATACGGCTCATGGGCATCGATCCGGACGAGGCCGAGCGTCGCGCGCGTGCCGGTGGTCACACCGTGCTCGCCCCGGCGAAGGACTGGCCGCCCCACGGCTGGCGCGACTGCCTCATTGAAGACCCGGACGGGTACACGTTCTCGGTCGGCGTTCCGCTCCGCTCCTAA
- a CDS encoding MFS transporter has translation MPGACRRGRRGLSRPTEAPEHREAPALSTALVVAASLLGDTLLYTVLPVSAASLGISRPMVGVILSLNRWVRLLTNPLAARLYERFPAGALVFVAIVLSAASTAMYAVPAALVVFLFGRLLWGFCYSLLRLGSFLAALEDAASHAGRRIGNTRAVWGLGYFAGAVFAPFAIETIGWTGTCVVAAALTLVAGVGPAYLASGWRRHIRVPEEGHIPASAWEPRLLALFVTATVQLGLYAGILVAAGGFRVDELFHDGAPVFAFVVPATFVAAAFALTQRIAQVVWTPIAGRWSDRSASWAFVTSTLVALISVALLALLRPDPVVFVVIGGFAFVNGLTTTIAVELVVSRRSRDHDRPRILAALHTWQDAGAAGGALLGGVLAAIGAGPALLVGAALLGLTLPLWWAATRA, from the coding sequence ATACCGGGCGCCTGCCGCCGTGGCCGCCGCGGACTGAGCCGACCCACCGAGGCGCCGGAGCACCGCGAGGCGCCGGCGCTCTCCACCGCGCTCGTCGTTGCCGCGTCACTGCTCGGCGACACACTCCTGTACACGGTCCTCCCGGTGAGCGCCGCCTCGCTCGGGATCTCGCGGCCGATGGTCGGCGTGATCCTCTCGCTCAACCGGTGGGTGCGTCTTCTCACGAACCCGCTCGCGGCGCGGCTGTACGAGCGATTTCCAGCCGGCGCGCTCGTCTTCGTCGCGATCGTGCTGAGCGCGGCGTCGACAGCGATGTACGCGGTGCCGGCTGCTCTGGTCGTATTCCTCTTCGGCCGGTTGCTCTGGGGCTTCTGCTATTCGCTTCTCCGACTCGGTTCGTTCCTCGCCGCCCTCGAAGACGCTGCGTCGCACGCCGGCAGACGGATCGGCAACACGCGCGCGGTTTGGGGTCTCGGCTACTTCGCCGGCGCGGTGTTCGCGCCGTTCGCGATCGAGACCATCGGATGGACCGGTACGTGCGTCGTCGCGGCCGCGCTCACGCTGGTCGCGGGAGTCGGGCCGGCGTATCTCGCGTCAGGCTGGCGGCGGCATATCCGTGTTCCGGAAGAAGGACACATTCCCGCGTCGGCCTGGGAGCCGCGGCTCCTGGCCCTCTTCGTCACGGCGACCGTCCAGCTCGGCCTGTACGCCGGCATCCTCGTCGCGGCCGGAGGCTTCCGCGTGGACGAGCTGTTCCACGACGGTGCGCCGGTCTTCGCTTTCGTCGTTCCCGCGACGTTCGTCGCCGCTGCATTTGCGCTCACGCAACGCATCGCGCAGGTGGTGTGGACACCGATCGCGGGTCGCTGGAGCGACCGCTCCGCGAGCTGGGCGTTCGTGACGTCGACGCTCGTCGCACTCATTTCGGTCGCGCTGCTCGCGCTGCTGCGTCCCGACCCGGTCGTCTTCGTGGTGATCGGCGGCTTCGCGTTCGTGAACGGACTGACCACGACGATCGCGGTCGAGCTCGTCGTGTCTCGTCGCTCTCGCGATCACGATCGCCCGCGGATCCTCGCCGCGCTACATACCTGGCAGGACGCGGGTGCGGCGGGAGGCGCGCTGCTCGGCGGCGTGCTCGCGGCCATCGGTGCCGGGCCAGCCCTGCTCGTCGGCGCGGCGCTCCTCGGCCTCACACTTCCGCTGTGGTGGGCGGCGACGCGGGCATGA
- the carB gene encoding carbamoyl-phosphate synthase large subunit: MKVLIIGSGPITIGQAAEFDYAGSQACRALREEGIETVLVNSNPATIMTDPGVADVTYIEPLTIEVLERVIAKERPDGLLPTLGGQTGLNLAVALAEAGVLERYGVRLLGTPLSAIQQAEDREAFKQLLIGIGEPVPESLTVHTVDEAVTFAERVGFPLVVRPAYTLGGTGGGFALGRDELVERTARGIAASPIGQVLVERSLVGWKEIEYEVMRDAGDTCITVCNMENLDPMGVHTGDSIVVAPSQTLTDKEYQMLRSAALRIIRALGIEGGCNVQFALHPERSPSADPDAQVPYYVIEVNPRVSRSSALASKATGYPIARVAAKIAIGKRLHEIPNAVTKRTSAAFEPALDYVVVKIPRWPFDKFPGADRSLGTQMKATGEVMAIDRSFEAAMQKALRSLEVKGQGLLWEAPSWVEVAEPALFLDRFLSSGATDDRLWRLFAALRRGATVEDVHERTKIDRWFLRKLASIVRFAEDELQGKTPTPTLLRRAKRLGFADADIATLAGMLATDVRRLRAQWGIRPVYKMVDTCAAEFEAVTPYFYSTYETENEAEPLTGRKAVILGSGPIRIGQGIEFDCCCVQAAGALRELGVASIVVNSNPETVSTDFDESSRLYFEPLDEESIASVLANEGVITLGVEGAALIPVFTQFGGQTALNLAERIESVGGVIAGTSSDAIGLAEDRRRFHEFADALGVPQPPGGTAESFAEARVIAQQIGYPVLVRPSYVLGGRGMEIAYSDDDLERYFRSALEAGTGRVLVDKYLRGKEVEVDAVSDGRDTLVAGIMEHIERAGVHSGDSYAVYPAQNLLPAERDRVVELTRQIAAALPVKGLLNIQFIVEEGRVWVLEVNPRSSRTVPFLTKVTGVPLVRLAVAISLGSTLAAKGFAREDGLWPSGDLVALKAPVFSMAKLLDVDTYLGPEMKSTGEVMGVDRTFAPALWKSLVAAGLAPASSGSVLITVADKDKQEVVAIIEGFHWLGYELVATSGTAALIRSLGIDVREVGKLSEGDDEILRIVRSGRCAAVVNTPTLGKTVDRDGFLIRRAAVEARVPCLTSLDTALAVVTALRASAVSYSVAPLAEYRAPAAVAAAD, translated from the coding sequence ATGAAGGTCCTGATCATCGGCTCGGGGCCGATCACCATCGGCCAGGCCGCGGAGTTCGATTACGCCGGTTCGCAGGCGTGTCGCGCGCTACGCGAGGAGGGCATCGAGACGGTGCTCGTGAACTCGAATCCCGCGACGATCATGACCGACCCCGGTGTGGCCGACGTGACGTACATCGAGCCGCTCACCATCGAGGTGCTCGAGCGCGTCATCGCGAAGGAGCGCCCGGACGGTCTGCTGCCGACGCTGGGCGGGCAGACGGGTCTGAATCTCGCGGTCGCGCTCGCCGAGGCCGGTGTGCTCGAGCGATACGGAGTGCGTCTTCTCGGCACGCCCCTCTCCGCGATCCAGCAAGCGGAGGATCGCGAGGCCTTCAAGCAACTGCTGATCGGCATCGGGGAACCGGTGCCCGAATCGCTGACGGTGCACACCGTCGATGAGGCCGTCACGTTCGCCGAGCGCGTTGGGTTCCCGCTCGTCGTGCGCCCGGCCTACACGCTCGGCGGGACCGGCGGCGGCTTCGCGTTGGGCCGCGACGAGCTCGTCGAGCGCACCGCCCGCGGTATCGCCGCGTCCCCGATCGGACAGGTGCTCGTCGAGCGCTCGCTGGTCGGATGGAAGGAGATCGAGTACGAGGTCATGCGCGACGCGGGTGACACATGCATCACGGTCTGCAACATGGAGAACCTCGATCCGATGGGCGTGCACACCGGTGACTCGATCGTGGTCGCGCCGTCGCAGACGCTCACCGACAAGGAATATCAGATGCTCCGCAGCGCGGCGCTGCGGATCATCCGTGCACTCGGCATCGAGGGTGGCTGCAACGTGCAGTTCGCGCTTCATCCCGAGCGCTCGCCGTCCGCGGACCCGGACGCGCAGGTCCCGTACTACGTCATCGAGGTGAACCCGCGCGTCTCGCGCTCGTCGGCTCTCGCGTCGAAGGCGACCGGGTATCCGATCGCGCGCGTCGCGGCGAAGATCGCGATCGGCAAGCGGCTGCACGAGATACCGAACGCGGTCACGAAGCGGACGTCCGCCGCGTTCGAGCCGGCGCTCGACTACGTGGTGGTCAAGATCCCGCGCTGGCCCTTCGACAAGTTCCCGGGCGCGGATCGCTCGCTCGGGACGCAGATGAAGGCGACCGGCGAGGTCATGGCCATTGACCGCTCGTTCGAGGCCGCGATGCAGAAGGCGCTGCGGTCGCTCGAGGTCAAGGGTCAGGGTCTCCTGTGGGAGGCACCGTCGTGGGTGGAGGTCGCCGAGCCGGCGCTCTTCCTCGATCGATTCCTTTCGAGCGGCGCGACGGACGACCGGCTCTGGCGTCTCTTCGCCGCACTCCGGCGCGGCGCGACCGTCGAGGACGTGCACGAGCGCACGAAGATCGACCGGTGGTTCCTTCGCAAGCTCGCGTCGATCGTGCGCTTCGCCGAGGACGAGCTGCAGGGAAAAACGCCGACCCCGACCCTCTTGCGGCGCGCGAAACGGCTCGGATTCGCGGATGCCGACATCGCGACACTCGCCGGCATGCTCGCGACGGACGTGCGCCGCTTGCGCGCGCAGTGGGGGATCCGTCCGGTCTACAAGATGGTCGACACGTGCGCGGCGGAGTTCGAGGCCGTGACGCCGTATTTCTATTCAACGTACGAGACCGAGAACGAAGCCGAGCCACTGACGGGACGGAAGGCCGTGATCCTGGGATCGGGGCCGATCCGCATCGGCCAGGGGATCGAGTTCGACTGCTGCTGCGTCCAAGCCGCTGGCGCGCTCCGCGAGCTTGGCGTGGCGTCGATCGTCGTGAACTCGAACCCCGAGACCGTGTCGACGGATTTCGACGAGTCGTCTCGCCTCTATTTCGAGCCGCTCGACGAGGAGTCCATCGCCTCGGTCCTGGCGAACGAAGGCGTCATCACACTCGGCGTCGAGGGGGCGGCTCTGATCCCGGTGTTCACGCAATTCGGTGGGCAGACCGCGCTCAATCTCGCGGAGCGGATCGAGAGTGTCGGCGGCGTGATCGCGGGCACGTCGTCCGACGCGATCGGACTTGCTGAAGACCGTCGCCGCTTCCACGAGTTCGCGGATGCGCTCGGCGTCCCGCAGCCGCCGGGTGGGACCGCCGAGTCGTTCGCGGAGGCTCGGGTCATCGCGCAGCAGATCGGCTATCCGGTGCTCGTCCGTCCGAGCTACGTGCTCGGTGGCCGTGGGATGGAGATCGCGTACAGCGATGACGATCTCGAACGTTACTTCCGCTCCGCACTCGAAGCAGGTACGGGCCGTGTTCTGGTGGATAAGTACCTCCGGGGCAAGGAGGTCGAAGTTGATGCGGTCAGCGATGGCCGCGACACGCTCGTCGCCGGGATCATGGAGCACATCGAGCGTGCCGGAGTGCACTCGGGCGACAGCTACGCGGTCTACCCCGCACAGAACCTGCTCCCCGCGGAGCGCGACCGCGTCGTTGAGCTCACGCGGCAGATCGCCGCCGCGCTCCCGGTGAAGGGTCTCCTGAACATCCAGTTCATCGTCGAGGAGGGCCGGGTCTGGGTGCTCGAGGTGAATCCACGCTCGAGCCGCACCGTGCCGTTCCTCACCAAGGTCACCGGCGTTCCGCTGGTGCGTCTTGCGGTCGCGATCTCGCTCGGATCGACCCTCGCCGCCAAGGGCTTCGCGCGCGAGGACGGACTCTGGCCGTCCGGTGACCTGGTCGCGCTGAAGGCGCCGGTGTTCTCGATGGCGAAGCTGCTCGATGTGGACACGTATCTCGGACCGGAGATGAAGAGCACCGGCGAGGTGATGGGCGTCGACCGCACGTTCGCGCCTGCGCTGTGGAAGTCGCTTGTCGCGGCGGGCCTCGCGCCGGCGTCGAGCGGAAGCGTGCTCATCACGGTCGCCGACAAGGACAAGCAGGAAGTCGTCGCGATCATCGAGGGTTTCCACTGGCTCGGGTACGAGCTCGTCGCGACGAGCGGCACCGCCGCACTCATCCGATCCCTCGGTATCGACGTCCGCGAGGTCGGCAAGCTGTCCGAGGGCGACGACGAGATCCTGCGTATCGTGCGGTCGGGTCGCTGCGCCGCCGTCGTGAACACGCCGACGCTCGGCAAGACGGTCGACCGCGACGGATTCCTCATCCGGCGCGCCGCGGTCGAGGCGCGCGTTCCGTGCCTGACCTCGCTCGACACCGCGCTCGCGGTCGTCACCGCGCTCCGTGCGAGCGCAGTGAGCTATTCCGTCGCACCACTCGCCGAATACCGGGCGCCTGCCGCCGTGGCCGCCGCGGACTGA
- the carA gene encoding glutamine-hydrolyzing carbamoyl-phosphate synthase small subunit — protein MTRAAVLALEDGTAWWGEAFGDASAASGEVVFNTAMTGYQEIASDASYNGQIVVLTYPLIGNYGTFERAAESRRPWVEALVVRELNSTCREGTVDLDAYLRQYGVPGISGVDTRALVRRLRAKGTLRGALLQVAPGLAQDPGVEQEAIAKARASAPLGARPLVVEASGVGRQVGSGPKIALLDTGVKENQVRCLTARGATVKVFPATASARDVLSWSPEGIVISNGPGDPAAIPQIAHNVKLLLDAVSQRGTARPVPILGICLGHQLIGRAIGATTSRLPFGHHGANHPVQDVRTGSVVITSQNHEFQVDEGSIPGGSDFYVSARNLNDGSVEGLAHRTLPIRTYQYHPEGAPGPRDNEPVFDRFVADVRDAVARRG, from the coding sequence ATGACCAGGGCGGCGGTCTTGGCGCTCGAGGACGGCACGGCGTGGTGGGGAGAAGCGTTCGGTGACGCATCCGCCGCGTCGGGCGAGGTCGTCTTCAACACGGCGATGACCGGCTATCAGGAGATCGCATCGGACGCGTCGTACAACGGCCAGATCGTCGTCCTCACGTATCCGCTGATCGGCAACTACGGCACGTTCGAGCGCGCGGCCGAGTCACGTCGCCCATGGGTCGAGGCGCTGGTCGTGCGCGAGCTGAACTCGACGTGTCGCGAAGGCACGGTCGATCTGGACGCGTACCTCCGCCAGTACGGCGTTCCCGGGATCTCCGGCGTGGACACACGCGCTCTGGTGCGCCGCCTCCGCGCGAAGGGCACGCTGCGCGGCGCGCTCCTTCAGGTGGCGCCGGGACTCGCGCAAGACCCGGGCGTCGAACAAGAGGCGATCGCGAAGGCGCGCGCCTCCGCGCCACTCGGCGCTCGACCGCTCGTCGTCGAGGCCAGTGGCGTCGGCCGGCAGGTGGGAAGCGGACCGAAGATCGCACTGCTCGACACCGGCGTCAAAGAGAACCAGGTCCGTTGTCTCACCGCTCGTGGGGCGACCGTGAAGGTCTTCCCCGCGACCGCGAGCGCACGCGACGTGCTGTCCTGGTCGCCCGAGGGCATCGTCATCAGCAACGGCCCGGGCGATCCTGCGGCGATCCCGCAGATCGCGCACAACGTGAAGCTGCTCCTCGACGCAGTATCGCAGCGCGGCACAGCGCGGCCCGTGCCGATCCTCGGCATCTGCCTTGGTCACCAGCTCATCGGTCGCGCCATCGGAGCGACGACCTCACGTCTGCCCTTCGGACATCACGGCGCGAACCATCCGGTCCAGGACGTGCGCACCGGCAGCGTGGTCATCACCAGCCAGAACCACGAATTCCAGGTCGACGAAGGGTCGATCCCCGGCGGCAGCGACTTCTACGTGAGCGCGCGCAACCTCAACGACGGCTCGGTCGAGGGTCTCGCACACCGGACTCTGCCGATCCGGACCTACCAGTACCACCCGGAGGGCGCACCCGGTCCGCGCGATAACGAGCCGGTCTTCGATCGCTTTGTCGCGGACGTCCGCGACGCCGTCGCGCGCCGCGGATGA
- a CDS encoding dihydroorotase, with product MERRELESRGYLITPGFIDLHAHLREPGFEDSETIASGARAALRGGFTTICAMPNTEPAIDSPGLVTEVIVRGRTAGAARVLPIATITRGRAGRELADLMELSAAGAVAFSDDGAPVDDAQLFRHALEYARIKDLLIIEHAQDLALSGKGVMHEGVVSARLGLPGVPSAAEEAAISRDIAITEMTGARLHLTHISTRGAIASIREAKSRGLRITCDVTPHHLAMTDEWVGGSREFAWEQPSRSAPTHTPYDSSTKVNPPLRTRTDVRALWEGLADGTVDAIATDHAPHASVKKDVEFDQAAFGISGLEVALPLLLGGVAAGWADRDTVIRALTTGPAAVLGIPLPDDDWIAIDPDAQWTVSADALVSMGKNTPLLGRKLRGRVVYAVVGGEFRFEGGLRGATPVGSR from the coding sequence ATGGAACGCCGGGAGCTCGAGTCGAGGGGTTACCTCATCACGCCTGGCTTCATCGATCTGCACGCGCATCTGCGCGAGCCCGGCTTCGAGGATTCGGAGACGATCGCATCGGGCGCACGCGCAGCCCTGCGCGGCGGCTTCACGACGATCTGCGCGATGCCCAACACCGAGCCCGCCATAGATTCGCCCGGGCTCGTGACCGAGGTGATCGTTCGCGGGAGGACCGCTGGCGCTGCTCGCGTACTGCCGATCGCGACGATCACGCGTGGGCGCGCAGGTCGCGAGCTTGCCGACCTCATGGAGCTTTCCGCTGCTGGCGCGGTCGCGTTCTCGGACGACGGCGCGCCCGTCGACGATGCACAGCTGTTCCGCCACGCTCTCGAGTACGCGCGCATCAAGGATCTGTTGATCATCGAACACGCCCAGGACCTGGCGCTGTCCGGCAAGGGTGTGATGCACGAAGGCGTCGTGTCGGCACGGCTCGGACTTCCAGGTGTTCCAAGCGCCGCCGAGGAGGCCGCCATATCTCGGGACATCGCGATCACCGAGATGACCGGCGCACGGCTGCATCTGACGCACATCTCAACGAGAGGTGCGATCGCGTCGATCAGGGAGGCCAAGTCCCGGGGTCTTCGCATCACATGCGACGTCACACCCCATCACTTGGCGATGACCGATGAGTGGGTCGGAGGGTCACGAGAGTTTGCGTGGGAGCAACCGAGCCGTTCCGCTCCCACGCACACCCCATACGACTCATCCACCAAGGTCAACCCGCCACTGCGTACTCGAACTGACGTCCGCGCACTGTGGGAAGGACTCGCCGACGGCACGGTCGACGCGATCGCGACCGACCACGCACCACACGCGTCGGTGAAGAAGGACGTCGAGTTCGATCAGGCGGCATTTGGCATCAGCGGTCTGGAGGTCGCATTGCCGCTGCTGCTTGGCGGCGTCGCAGCCGGATGGGCCGACCGTGACACGGTCATTCGGGCACTCACGACGGGACCCGCGGCGGTCTTGGGTATCCCGCTGCCTGACGACGACTGGATCGCGATCGATCCGGACGCGCAGTGGACCGTGTCGGCGGACGCGCTCGTGTCGATGGGGAAGAACACCCCGCTCTTGGGACGCAAGCTCCGCGGTCGTGTCGTATATGCCGTCGTTGGCGGCGAATTCCGTTTTGAGGGAGGTCTGCGTGGCGCGACGCCGGTCGGCTCTCGCTGA